In the Mytilus trossulus isolate FHL-02 chromosome 1, PNRI_Mtr1.1.1.hap1, whole genome shotgun sequence genome, one interval contains:
- the LOC134718945 gene encoding uncharacterized protein LOC134718945 encodes MEKVECEPCKTRDKNHESTHWCVICDESFCSDCTEHHRAQKISRNHELVDINRRPMLTNIANPCCFKHDNLPFDYFCIDHDILSCKECLVESHQSCQNVVSVDAAYIGAKQSQSFIDALELVDYGVKTTHAITKDRESFIENFEKECNSVKNAIRESKEEVISHMESLEKSLLCDLDLRKDKLIQKSKTAIIEAEDVGKMAKDQKDVFDFVDKHGSEKHAFLVAHAYKQNLTDLKKNITNITEQLTNATIKLIPEGLQETIKSIGSIELNEVPSALTPCEKPQNLPQFVHKSDFIIKDDRASINGITVNDNDEVLIVDGTRTGGILVYDNNDIFKYRIDTIYRPWDIAFISGTNEAVVTSHHDDFLQFVDFNEKSISRTVTVEGIHQGGVAVLKENIFVGTRGNIKILDLQGKFIRLIEAHHRKLTWFITLDTNENIYYTDREVLSCIRSDGTEIYTYSAPDDDTLWQLAVDNNGYVYVCVESKGIYRLKPDGTFLDVVESYEDTLSYTAICFNNACTKMVLNRRSNFSVFEQK; translated from the coding sequence ATGGAGAAAGTTGAATGCGAACCATGTAAAACTCGCGACAAAAACCACGAATCAACTCATTGGTGTGTTATTTGTGACGAGTCTTTTTGTTCAGACTGCACAGAACACCATCGTGCCCAGAAAATATCGCGAAACCATGAACTCGTCGATATCAACAGAAGGCCGATGCTAACAAATATTGCAAACCCATGCTGTTTCAAACACGATAACttgccatttgattatttttgtatcgATCATGATATTCTATCCTGCAAAGAATGTCTTGTAGAAAGCCATCAATCTTGTCAAAACGTTGTGTCTGTTGATGCGGCATATATAGGTGCCAAGCAGTCTCAGTCATTTATAGATGCATTGGAACTTGTGGACTATGGAGTGAAGACAACACATGCAATTACCAAAGACAGggaaagttttattgaaaattttgaaaaggaGTGCAATTCAGTAAAAAATGCAATAAGGGAGTCGAAAGAAGAAGTAATTAGTCATATGGAATCACTAGAAAAGTCATTACTTTGTGATCTTGATCTCAGAAAAGACAAACTGATACAAAAGTCAAAGACAGCAATTATTGAAGCAGAAGATGTTGGAAAGATGgcaaaagaccaaaaagatGTCTTTGATTTTGTGGATAAACATGGTTCTGAGAAGCATGCATTTCTTGTTGCGCATGcgtacaaacaaaatttaacagatctgaagaaaaatataactaatataACAGAACAGTTGACAAATGCTACAATAAAACTGATCCCAGAGGGGTTACAGGAAACTATAAAATCTATCGGATCAATAGAACTTAACGAAGTACCTTCTGCCCTGACGCCATGTGAGAAGCCTCAGAATTTGCCACAATTTGTTCATAAAAGTGATTTTATCATTAAGGACGATCGCGCAAGTATTAACGGCATCACAGTAAATGATAATGATGAAGTACTCATAGTTGATGGCACAAGAACTGGTGGAATATTAGTATACGATAATAATGATATCTTCAAGTACCGAATCGATACCATATATAGACCGTGGGATATTGCTTTTATCTCCGGTACCAATGAAGCCGTTGTGACATCTCACCATGACGATTTCCTACAGTTTGTTGACTTTAACGAAAAGAGCATATCAAGAACTGTTACTGTTGAAGGAATTCATCAGGGAGGAGTGGCGgtcttaaaagaaaacatatttgttgGAACCAGGGGTAACATTAAAATTCTAGATCTTCAAGGAAAATTTATTCGTTTAATAGAAGCACATCATAGGAAACTAACTTGGTTCATTACTTTGGATACAAATGAAAACATCTATTACACCGACAGAGAAGTCTTGAGTTGTATTAGAAGTGATGGTACAGAAATTTACACATACTCCGCACCAGATGACGATACTCTCTGGCAGTTAGCAGTTGACAACAATGGTTACGTTTACGTTTGTGTAGAGTCGAAAGGTATATATAGACTGAAGCCAGATGGAACATTCTTGGACGTTGTAGAAAGTTATGAAGATACGCTTTCCTATACTGCTATTTGCTTTAATAATGCCTGCACAAAAATGGTCCTAAACCGACGTAgcaatttttctgtttttgaacAGAAATAG
- the LOC134718955 gene encoding uncharacterized protein LOC134718955 isoform X2: MASNIIKEEVQLPKDFKKCLAFVLYNVFTKEECEEYINIAEKKGFEVALLNAGDRLRILRYDPGEYFRPHYDGMYKRDNGERSYVTVQIYLNEGFEGGSTTFIGSHIDERVEVVPKTGSVLVFEHPILHEGSELIAGRKYAIRTDVMYSSTISKPKKATNTETTESESDTQHSQTTESVQSSETSKDLSTTENTKKKSNFLSKLFG, translated from the exons ATGgcttcaaatattataaaagaagAGGTTCAGCTGCcaaaagactttaaaaaatgtcTGGCATTTGTGTTGTACAACGTTTTCACGAAAGAG gAATGTGAAGAATACATAAATATTGCAGAGAAAAAAGGTTTTGAAGTTGCACTTCTAAATGCTGGAGATAG GTTAAGGATTCTTAGATATGATCCAGGCGAATATTTCAGGCCACATTATGATGGCATGTATAAACGGGATAATGGAGAAAGAAGTTATGTGACTGTTCAGATATATCTAAACGAG GGTTTTGAAGGTGGAAGTACCACATTTATAGGAAGTCATATAGATGAACGAGTTGAAGTTGTACCAAaaacag gtTCCGTACTGGTTTTTGAACATCCTATACTCCATGAAGGGTCTGAACTTATTGCTGGAAGAAAATATGCAATAAGGACTGATGTTATGTATTCATCTACAATATCAAAGCCAAAGAAGGCAACGAATACAGAGACAACCGAAAGCGAATCAGACACTCAGCATTCACAAACCACAGAGAGTGTGCAATCAAGTGAAACGTCGAAAGACCTATCAACAACCGAAAATACTAAGAAGAAGTCGAATTTTCTTAGTAAACTATTTGGGTGA
- the LOC134718955 gene encoding uncharacterized protein LOC134718955 isoform X1 — MASNIIKEEVQLPKDFKKCLAFVLYNVFTKEECEEYINIAEKKGFEVALLNAGDRQVLDTRIRNSARVIWDTQKEVDKIWKRIKEYVPDVWCHRKVMGLNERLRILRYDPGEYFRPHYDGMYKRDNGERSYVTVQIYLNEGFEGGSTTFIGSHIDERVEVVPKTGSVLVFEHPILHEGSELIAGRKYAIRTDVMYSSTISKPKKATNTETTESESDTQHSQTTESVQSSETSKDLSTTENTKKKSNFLSKLFG, encoded by the exons ATGgcttcaaatattataaaagaagAGGTTCAGCTGCcaaaagactttaaaaaatgtcTGGCATTTGTGTTGTACAACGTTTTCACGAAAGAG gAATGTGAAGAATACATAAATATTGCAGAGAAAAAAGGTTTTGAAGTTGCACTTCTAAATGCTGGAGATAG ACAAGTATTAGACACAAGAATAAGAAACAGTGCAAGAGTTATATGGGATACCCAAAAAGAGGTTGATAAGATATGGAAAAGAATCAAAGAGTATGTGCCTGATGTATGGTGTCACAGAAAAGTCATGGGATTGAACGAAAG GTTAAGGATTCTTAGATATGATCCAGGCGAATATTTCAGGCCACATTATGATGGCATGTATAAACGGGATAATGGAGAAAGAAGTTATGTGACTGTTCAGATATATCTAAACGAG GGTTTTGAAGGTGGAAGTACCACATTTATAGGAAGTCATATAGATGAACGAGTTGAAGTTGTACCAAaaacag gtTCCGTACTGGTTTTTGAACATCCTATACTCCATGAAGGGTCTGAACTTATTGCTGGAAGAAAATATGCAATAAGGACTGATGTTATGTATTCATCTACAATATCAAAGCCAAAGAAGGCAACGAATACAGAGACAACCGAAAGCGAATCAGACACTCAGCATTCACAAACCACAGAGAGTGTGCAATCAAGTGAAACGTCGAAAGACCTATCAACAACCGAAAATACTAAGAAGAAGTCGAATTTTCTTAGTAAACTATTTGGGTGA